The Vicia villosa cultivar HV-30 ecotype Madison, WI linkage group LG1, Vvil1.0, whole genome shotgun sequence genome includes a region encoding these proteins:
- the LOC131613317 gene encoding uncharacterized protein LOC131613317, protein MSGGRRNDEKDNKEAEEGGWASTFFKIAGAAAATAVAVGGIYSVLNQPQAEVAPYGMRQPDHDVVILKVDGSLLPGKAGCGGYLSSAAQKWICGFSQKLDPSLREDETERQAILNGLKWVRGKGKKKVEVKSDNYGVVDLVNSVRRSNDPVIGGIRELLGSNDWEAKLSWIPGDENKFADRLAHIAHGLPSFELCEIDSAPRNCADLL, encoded by the coding sequence atgAGTGGAGGGAGGAGAAATGATGAGAAGGATAACAAGGAAGCTGAAGAAGGAGGATGGGCTTCCACGTTTTTCAAAATCGCTGGAGCAGCCGCCGCAACGGCAGTCGCAGTGGGTGGCATATACAGTGTCCTAAACCAACCACAAGCTGAAGTAGCACCATATGGAATGCGTCAACCTGATCATGATGTTGTGATACTGAAAGTGGACGGTTCCCTTCTGCCAGGAAAAGCAGGCTGTGGTGGATACCTAAGCAGTGCAGCACAGAAATGGATATGCGGTTTCTCTCAGAAGTTGGATCCAAGTTTAAGAGAAGATGAAACTGAGAGACAGGCCATTCTAAATGGTTTGAAATGGGTTAGGGGAAAGGGAAAGAAGAAAGTTGAGGTGAAATCGGATAATTATGGGGTTGTGGATTTGGTGAATTCTGTACGTAGATCTAATGATCCTGTTATAGGTGGAATAAGGGAACTTCTTGGTAGTAATGATTGGGAAGCCAAGTTGAGTTGGATCCCTGGTGATGAAAACAAATTTGCTGACAGACTTGCTCATATAGCTCATGGATTACCTTCTTTTGAACTGTGTGAGATTGATTCTGCCCCTCGAAACTGTGCCGACCTGCTCTAG